Proteins found in one Pieris napi chromosome 6, ilPieNapi1.2, whole genome shotgun sequence genomic segment:
- the LOC125050143 gene encoding ubiquitin-like protein 7 yields MDQIEAQPFVFLGIKVKPGPIERVKLENFSLDNTVSILKSEAEKKTNIPPSSLELIHHGKILRDSTTLRENGVKNGEMVHVVKKKEQNPPAPPPTFSDAELQHLNSSMRTLGCTPNAPGWTRAMQLLNDESVISDIIEQTPSLAEDCTTISILHEVELLAALGANVQTMRRGTDAHPDLPNALRNLLRLVCSRCHAPGTEATPTSGFAYSLEALSEDEDAEEEEGEETEGRSAITQEQFTAALQAATEAVRIGGGRQENLLRLLQAAGQSEPQPTASGTSSEPPAASSTPPVITSEMFCDALTQVITHYTRTGTSPTPMEQSTAASSSQSPVARDEDFSTQLNHMHEMGLLDDALNVRALLICSGDVNAAINLVFSGAIGDD; encoded by the exons TTAAGTCAGAGGCTgagaaaaaaactaatataccACCATCGTCTTTAG AACTGATACACCATGGTAAAATACTTCGTGACAGTACTACTCTCCGTGAAAATGGGGTTAAAAATGGTGAAATGGTTCATGTTGTAAAGAAAAAGGAACAGAATCCTCCAGCACCTCCACCAACTTTTAGTGATGCAGAATTACAACATTTGAACTCATCAATGAGAACTTTGGGCTGTACACCCAATGCGCCTGGCTGGACACGAGCCATGCAG ttattaAATGATGAGTCTGTCATATCTGACATAATAGAACAAACTCCATCATTAGCCGAAGACTGTACAACTATATCAATTTTACATGAAGTGGAGTTACTCGCTGCTCTGGGTGCCAATGTTCAAACAATGAGAAGGGGAACAGATGCCCATCCTGATCTCCCAAATGCATTGAGAAATCTATTAAGACTAGTCTGTTCAAGATGTCATGCACCTGGTACTGAAGCAA CACCTACATCTGGTTTTGCCTACTCTTTGGAAGCACTTTCGGAAGATGAAGATGCTGAGGAAGAAGAAGGTGAAGAGACTGAAGGTAGAAGTGCAATCACACAGGAGCAGTTTACTGCAGCTTTACAG GCAGCCACCGAAGCAGTCCGTATAGGCGGTGGACGTCAAGAAAACCTGTTGCGGTTGCTACAAGCTGCTGGACAATCAGAACCACAACCGACTGCCTCTG gAACAAGCAGTGAACCCCCAGCCGCGAGTAGTACCCCACCAGTTATAACATCGGAAATGTTCTGTGACGCACTTACTCAGGTTATTACACATTATACAAGGACAGGTACATCACCCACCCCCATGGAACAGAGTACTGCAG CATCATCATCGCAAAGTCCAGTGGCCCGGGACGAAGATTTCTCCACACAACTAAATCATATGCACGAGATGGGATTGCTGGATGACGCATTAAATGTTCGCGCTTTACTCATATGTTCTG gTGATGTGAATGCTGCTATCAATCTCGTGTTTAGTGGAGCAATTGGAGACGAttaa
- the LOC125050142 gene encoding uncharacterized protein LOC125050142: MDGHSLEHSDSDSGESWTLLESNPAFADEAPEFAETPIESPVSDSHEKDDDTDGISIISDSDHETHSPYQIHFEKYSKEIRPTEAEIPQYTSVNPQLLNFNTDESLGADNEFLGDNNKHRIYVHKRNKRLSTVLNIIVLGSVITAAGVAIGHMWGAKNDCSMHVPPSVNKILSNLYKLQEENAYLRNKLKELSQYHQIQQKLPIKINKCRKVFEESLNNNNVNRFTKCVDDNKLESHLVEPSFERNFVADINKLENIYKDNKSWLDEEITKRLKVEKNMWNNNINKLTKSNTKCKQNKPFLEKNEDESSKSNKNSLIENDSFEIPLMRVSYADSLKSEDTDKRLNKRDAAFENNTSKLQNKKKMKDKGDNLEQSISDIELKKDDRYVGNKSRQEKKKLNRQKAFKKQKRRNKYEQWEMKGGFIRDYDDISISSQEDYSPITSEQKSTITDGTTIDNSDRFIETENNKSQPNKQNKKRKILEDSPKQENWYDKRVELRKVARQKLEQEMFGEKGPNTARWYFKRMQKREQCRTKDNSTNRKLNDKRGMNYKMKH; the protein is encoded by the exons atggaCGGACACTCTTTAGAACATAGTGATTCGGATTCTGGCGAAAGTTGGACTTTACTAGAATCAAACCCAGCTTTCGCCGACGAAGCACCAGAATTTGCGGAAACACCTATCGAAAG tcCAGTATCAGATAGCCATGAAAAAGATGATGATACAGATGGTATATCAATCATCAGTGACAGTGACCATGAAACCCATTCTCCATATCaaatacattttgaaaaatattctaaagagATCCGTCCCACAGAAGCAGAGATTCCCCAATATACTTCTGTTAATCCACAACTGCTCAACTTTAATACTGATGAATCTTTAGGGGCTGATAATGAATTTTTGggtgataataataaacacagaatatatgtacataaaagAAATAAGAGACTCAGTACAGTTCTTAACATAATTGTGTTGGGAAGTGTAATAACAGCAGCAGGTGTTGCTATTGGACACATGTGGGGAGCTAAAAATGATTGCTCAATGCATGTTCCACCTTCAGTTAACAAGATATTGTCAAATTTGTATAAACTGCAAGAAGAGAATGCATATTTGCGGAACAAGTTAAAAGAATTAAGTCAGTATCACCAAATACAGCAAAAGTTAcctattaaaatcaataaatgcAGGAAGGTATTTGAAGAgtcattaaacaataataatgtgaacAGATTTACAAAATGTGTTGATGATAACAAATTAGAAAGTCATTTAGTTGAACCTTCATTTgaaagaaattttgtagctGACATTAATAagcttgaaaatatttataaagataataagaGTTGGCTTGATGAAGAAATCACTAAAAGattaaaagttgaaaaaaatatgtggaataataatataaacaaattaactaAGTCAAATACAAAGtgcaaacaaaacaaacctTTTCTTGAAAAGAATGAAGATGAATCttctaaatcaaataaaaactcTTTAATAGAGAATGATTCTTTTGAAATTCCGCTAATGAGAGTTAGCTATGCAGATTCTCTGAAAAGTGAGGATACAGATAAGAGGCTGAATAAAAGAGATGCTGCCTTTGAAAATAATACAAGTAAATTgcaaaataagaaaaagatGAAAGATAAAGGTGACAATTTGGAACAAAGTATAAGTGATATAGAACTAAAAAAGGATGACAGATATGTTGGAAATAAAAGTAGACAGGAAAAGAAGAAACTTAATCGCCAAAaagcatttaaaaaacaaaaaaggcgTAATAAATATGAGCAATGGGAAATGAAAGGTGGTTTCATTAGGGATTATGATGACATATCTATTTCATCACAAGAGGATTATAGTCCTATAACCTCTGAACAAAAATCCACCATAACTGATGGTACAACTATTGATAATTCAGATAGGTTTATAGAAACTGAAAACAATAAATCTCAGcccaataaacaaaataaaaaaagaaaaattttagAGGACAGTCCAAAACAAGAAAATTGGTATGATAAAAGAGTTGAGCTACGCAAGGTAGCCAGACAGAAACTTGAGCAAGAAATGTTTGGTGAAAAGGGCCCAAACACAGCTCGGTGGTACTTTAAGAGAATGCAGAAAAGAGAACAATGCCGTACTAAAGATAATAGTACaaacagaaaattaaatgacAAGCGCGGTATGAATTACAAAATGAAACATTGA
- the LOC125050136 gene encoding 2-oxoglutarate and iron-dependent oxygenase domain-containing protein 3-like — protein MNDIKRRGKLVKKTDTVNELNFKDNKKGKHKPSIHKGLPLRVLSRGVVIASLLIVVYFTSKDELRTFARQNEVLSGKVQTLQCSPQYLKEINSYDGCVPKTCKRFVFDTVVSLTEVEGLLAIAKKGLKHGRSLGGASVIDLHSGAMSKGQAFINIYESHSMKNLFTEDDFNLYRSVKEKVKYTIANHFNVNADKIYLTHPTFISEMTSRNAVTKHDEYWHSHVDKETYPSFHYTSLVYLSDYNINFEGGRFVFIDEKYNTTIEPKKGRLSIFTSGHENLHFVEKVKSGVRYAMTIAFTCDKKQAIQDPSIDKYNIP, from the exons atgaACGACATAAAAAGAAGAGGtaaattggtaaaaaaaacagatacagtaaacgaattaaattttaaagacaACAAGAAAGGCAAGCATAAACC ATCAATTCATAAAGGACTTCCCTTGCGAGTGTTGTCACGTGGTGTAGTTATAGCATCTTTATTGATTGTTGTGTATTTTACATCAAAAGATGAATTACGAACATTTGCCAGACAAAATGAAGTTTTATCAGGAAAAGTCCAAACTTTACAATGCTCTCCTCAGTATTTGAAAGAAATTAATTCTTATGATGGCTGTGTTCCGAAGACATGTAAAAGATTTGTTTTTGATACAGTTGTATCATTGACAGAAGTAGAAGGTTTACTGGCAATTGCTAAGAAAGGATTAAAACATGGAAGAAGTTTAGGTGGAGCTTCAGTTATTGATTTACATAGTGGAGCTATGTCGAAAGGTCAAGccttcataaatatatatgagtCCCATAgcatgaaaaatttatttaccgAGGATGATTTCAATTTATATAGa AGTGtaaaagaaaaagtgaagTATACCATTGCAAATCATTTTAATGTGAATgctgataaaatttatttaacacacCCAACTTTTATATCTGAAATGACTTCTCGAAATGCTGTTACTAAACATGATGAATATTGGCATTCCCATGTTGATAAA GAAACATACCCAAGTTTTCACTATACTAGTCTAGTATATTTAAgtgattataatattaactttgaAGGAGGAAGATTTGTGTTTATTGATGAAAAATACAACACTACTATTGAACCAAAAAAAGGAAGACTTAGCATCTTTACTAGTGGACatgaaaatttacattttgtaGAAAAAGTTAAGTCAGGAGTTCGATATGCCATGACCATAGCTTTTACTTGTGACAAAAAACAAGCCATTCAAGATCCTAGTATTGACAAATATAACATTCCATAA
- the LOC125050135 gene encoding dynein regulatory complex subunit 6-like produces MYFENDFEIEVFNHSHLFQVLSGGVCDIASRYDNVRSVPTHTEDGIPIRKLYVSNLPAKTTRSELFGIFAPYGFIKSCWLRMGDRGPNRSPTPTYAFVTFSNPADAHKALLAPFHEKQLRGYNLRISPADSWHQPVEDSEGRVHWKPLGERTDARLCPNDLDQHPGSEVSIAGSSANHDGETNSQKSEEDDDSDSYNILNILNQDCMSHILSYVPVLDLIRSERVSKRWRNMINEHLQGIRTFKTSWWRATGIRLTTAVLRRLLQRLGGSLHHLHIDHSWSALNDRTAHTVGKYCPNLESLKVVSMNTKNWNPLIYGCKELTELTFVSCHKLTDSSLVHAVKPESKVEKISVANNSHVTGLFLNITQPSKLTSLSFYNCYSLQGPVLCVALNILPNLTTLKLDLCPIYVWKVIPLILNKLPQLEELSLREYMTVGECVMQVSTDEFCSSFATLKNLKRLHLSNNIYVSNSVLKQVGQTCHELEYLNISNCNSKLNCVQPGAGDEGVIAICSSCPSLTYLDVSYLAGLSHTGLRSIVKLKSLQTLICRGNPVVTTTPFIDIVESCYYLEELDLCGCNNVTEEIIPPLIKSVEAHPRKIVTRLAGTAAYLENEENLEDSENPILPAWHNRRDTLNIDFKDDRCDPRLRPDFTDDVYDNRSDGSFEYGFEQDVYENIIAEMFSSDDEMFLDDDLDYEAIDDDLFDNGFFVIPNCHENNI; encoded by the exons ATGTATTTTGAAAATGACTTCGAGATAGAGGTTTTCAACCATTCTCATCTATTTCAAGTTTTAAGCGGAGGAGTTT GTGACATTGCATCAAGATACGATAACGTTAGAAGTGTACCTACACACACAGAAGATGGAATACCCATCAGAAAACTATATGTATCAAATCTTCCTGCAAAG ACTACCCGCTCAGAGCTATTTGGCATCTTTGCTCCATATGGTTTTATCAAAAGTTGTTGGTTGAGGATGGGGGATAGAGGCCCAAATAGATCACCAACTCCGACATATGCATTTGTTACATTCAGCAATCCTGCAGATGCCCACAA gGCGCTGTTGGCTCCATTTCATGAAAAGCAGCTTCGTGGTTACAATCTACGTATATCCCCAGCTGACAGTTGGCATCAACCAGTAGAAGATAGTGAGGGAAGAGTGCACTGGAAGCCCCTTGGTGAAAGAACTGATGCCAGATTATGCCCTAATGATCTTGATCAGCATCCTG GATCTGAGGTGTCAATTGCTGGTAGTTCAGCAAATCATGATGGTGAAACCAATTCTCAg aaATCGGAAGAGGATGATGACAGTgattcatataatatactgAACATTCTCAATCAAGATTGCATGTCACACATACTTAGCTATGTACCTGTACTGGATTTAATTAGATCAGAAAGAGTTAGCAAGAGATGGCGCAATATGATTAATGAACATTTACAAG GTATACGGACATTTAAAACTTCCTGGTGGCGTGCTACCGGAATTCGGCTTACCACAGCAGTATTGCGTCGATTACTGCAGCGATTAGGGGGCTCCCTTCATCATTTGCATATAGATCACAGCTGGTCTGCACTCAATGACCGTACAGCTCATACAGTGGGCAAGTACTGCCCGAACCTTGAAAGTTTAAAG GTTGTTAGTATGAACACAAAAAATTGGAATCCTCTTATATATGGCTGCAAAGAACTTACAGAGTTAACATTTGTTTCCTGCCATAAG cTTACTGACTCTAGTTTAGTTCATGCCGTTAAACCGGAATCAAAGGTGGAAAAGATAAGTGTGGCAAATAATTCTCATGTAACAGGCCTATTTCTTAACATAACCCAACCGTCTAAACTCACATCTCTATCGTTTTATAACTGTTATAGTCTTCAAGGGCCAGTTTTGTGCGTGGCTTTAAATATCCTACCAAATCTGACCACCCTTAAGCTTGACTTGTGCCCGATATATGTGTGGAAAGTGATACcgttaatactaaataaattgcCGCAGTTAGAAGAACTATCACTCAGAGAATATATGACGGTGGGTGAGTGTGTTATGCAAGTCAGTACGGATGAATTTTGCAGTTCCTTTGCAACTTTGAAGAATTTGAAGCGACTTCATTTGAGTAACAACATATATGTGTCTAATAGTGTGTTGAAGCAAGTGGGACAGACGTGTCATGAATTGGAATATCTCAATATATCTAATTGTAATTCCAAATTAAATTGTGTGCAACCAG GAGCTGGCGATGAAGGTGTTATTGCGATTTGTTCTTCATGTCCGAGTTTAACCTACTTGGACGTGTCATATCTTGCGGGGTTAAGTCACACAGGCCTCAGATCAATTGTCAAACTTAAGTCCCTACAAACATTAATATGCCGAGGAAATCCAGTTGTCACAACCACCCCGTTCATTGATATTGTGGAAAGCTGTTATTACCTCGAA gaGCTTGATTTATGTGGGTGCAACAATGTGACTGAAGAAATTATACCTCCGTTAATAAAATCAGTTGAAGCTCACCCGAGAAAGATAGTCACGAGATTAGCTGGCACTGCAGCATATTTGGAAAATGAGGAAAATTTAGAAGACAGTGAAAACCCTATTTTACCAGCG TGGCACAATCGCCGTGATACACTAAAtatcgattttaaagacgaCCGTTGCGACCCAAGATTACGTCCCGACTTCACTGATGACGTATACGATAATAGATCTGATGGATCCTTTGAATATGGGTTTGAGCAGGACgtctatgaaaatattattgccGAGA TGTTTTCATCAGACGATGAGATGTTCTTAGATGATGATCTGGATTATGAGGCGATTGATGATGACCTGTTCGATAATGGATTTTTCGTAATTCCTAATTGTCACGAAAACAATATATAG
- the LOC125050137 gene encoding mitochondrial import inner membrane translocase subunit Tim29: MLRTLKKTPGLVTNLQNRLVFPEKLKGTIIEKLANYWKNLFIDYKQMLQDLRTDIQDDPRKALKWCTGLTTLYFLAKNNPTETDYKDKAKSITNEVILVSEDCRNTKSIDHLRNIQQSYNEGVLHYVSFGIVSFMYTTDLNDGCDLYKAHCSYLQPKYTSILSKISDVGIMGRWWNIFIKTTNFDVKD; the protein is encoded by the coding sequence ATGTTAAGAACACTTAAGAAAACTCCTGGCTTGGTTACTAACCTGCAAAATCGGCTAGTATTTCCAGAAAAACTGAAAGGTACTATAATAGAGAAATTGGCAAATTACTGgaagaatttatttatcgattataaacaaatgttaCAAGATTTACGGACAGATATTCAAGATGATCCACGGAAGGCACTAAAGTGGTGCACTGGCTTAACTACGCTTTATTTTTTGGCTAAAAACAATCCTACAGAGACAGATTATAAAGATAAAGCGAAAAGTATTACAAATGAAGTAATTTTAGTAAGTGAAGACTGCAGAAATACAAAATCAATAGACCACCTGAGAAACATTCAACAAAGTTATAATGAAGGAGTATTACATTATGTAAGTTTCGGTATTGTCTCCTTTATGTATACCACAGATTTAAATGATGGGTGTGATTTGTATAAAGCGCACTGCTCTTATTTACAACCCAAATATACCTCaattttgtcaaaaatatCTGATGTTGGTATTATGGGTAGATGGTggaatattttcattaaaacaacAAACTTTGATGTTAAAGATTAG
- the LOC125050557 gene encoding probable 39S ribosomal protein L23, mitochondrial — protein MSTRWYPIYQRGNPQLRVFLPNFWMKLVHPPPRQQPNIVHFQCSMEMTKHDIKNYLEKIYNVPVVHVRTKISLGKFRKDIGKGYVVKDDDIKTAFVTLPKTTTFEFPNIFEKKKGGVEDDLKSLEETKKTFKQYIDRNRDRSDIPSWFSI, from the exons ATGTCTACTCGCTG GTATCCAATTTATCAAAGGGGCAACCCACAACTTCGTGTATTTTTACCAAATTTTTGGATGAAATTAGTACATCCACCTCCTCGGCAACAACCAAATATTGTTCATTTTCAATGTTCTATGGAAATGACTAAACatgatataaaaaactatttagaGAAGATTTACAATGTACCTGTAGTACATGTTAGAACAAAAATTTCACTTGGGAAATTCAGAAAGGATATTGGCAAAGGTTATGTTGTCAAGGATGATGATATAAAGACTGCATTTGTTACTTTG cCTAAAACTACAACATTTGAATTTCCCaacatatttgaaaaaaagaaAGGTGGTGTAGAGGATGATTTGAAATCTTTAGaagaaacaaagaaaacatttaaacaatatattgaTCGCAACAGGGATAGAAGTGATATACCTAGCTGGTTTTccatttga